One region of Vulgatibacter sp. genomic DNA includes:
- a CDS encoding GNAT family N-acetyltransferase → MRRLDRAPPRLLETDRLVLAPHRLEDFEDSLRMWSDPAVTLHIGGRPSTEEEVWARLQRYAGIWALLGYGYWVVRERGTGAFVGEIGFADFRRAIEPPFGDAPEIGWALVPQAWGRGLATEAVGAATRWADAAFGQRRTVCMIRPENTASRRVAERCGYIAYGEATCNDARVLLFEREATPPG, encoded by the coding sequence ATGCGCCGCCTCGACCGTGCACCGCCGCGTCTCCTCGAGACCGACCGGCTCGTACTCGCTCCGCACCGCCTCGAAGATTTCGAGGACAGCCTCCGCATGTGGAGCGATCCCGCGGTGACGCTCCACATCGGCGGCCGCCCGTCCACCGAGGAGGAGGTCTGGGCCCGGTTGCAGCGCTACGCGGGGATCTGGGCGCTCCTCGGCTACGGCTACTGGGTGGTCCGGGAGCGGGGAACGGGGGCCTTCGTCGGTGAGATCGGCTTTGCGGACTTCCGCCGCGCCATCGAGCCGCCGTTCGGTGACGCGCCCGAGATCGGCTGGGCGCTCGTGCCGCAGGCCTGGGGCAGGGGGCTGGCGACGGAGGCGGTCGGCGCTGCCACCCGCTGGGCCGACGCGGCCTTCGGGCAGCGCCGGACCGTCTGCATGATCCGGCCGGAGAACACCGCCTCGCGGCGCGTCGCCGAGCGCTGCGGGTACATCGCCTACGGGGAGGCGACCTGCAACGATGCGCGGGTGCTGCTCTTCGAGCGCGAGGCCACGCCTCCAGGTTGA
- the hflX gene encoding GTPase HflX yields the protein MSRPSDLPSFAVLLSRRHADNDHRDAEASLTELEHLLRGLGITVVERVVQRRKPQSSGFLGAGKQEALEALVEELKRQHGEESLLLAVDAELRPGQLHQLESALDLPVVDRAGVVLRVFEQRAQTPIARVEIEIARLSYEAPRVRHDEAVTSSEGGGGGRGGRGHTNVELEKRRIRERLAALRQELAALSTREEKQRGRRDALRIALVGYTNAGKSTVMRALTGADVLVEDKLFATLGSTVRSLAPPTSPPILVSDTVGFIRNLPHDLVASFRSTLAEARDAGLLLHVVDGSDPDWAEQMRVTRESIGAIGGADVPELVVLNKVDRLDEAEREALARAVPGALLVSALDPGDTKRLHEAIVAAFDGELRGEILAVPITDGRALSEIRSRARVLTEAWGDEDVRLAVRALPADIERWRHLVLERREIRSVDELLAAARRHGLELRADGDAFDGTGLDFRVAHATDGEGRRWILRTPRRQDVQASSLVEARVLALVQPRLPVAVPQWHVHAPDVIAYPRLEGVPAVTVAPASGPTWNVIRPGELPEAFVDSLAGALAALQAIPIVEVQQAGLPLRRIDDVRTELFHAIEATAAELRPPERLRARWLRWLDEDRCWPEHLALVHGDLHPGHLLLAPDGALRGILDWTEAQVTDPSVDFAMLHGCFGAAALGRIVARFEEAGGRTWRGLLWHAAERWAAFPVLAAAWALRTGNDTALEFARSELAAAR from the coding sequence ATGTCTCGTCCTTCCGATCTTCCTTCGTTCGCCGTCCTCCTCTCCCGCAGGCACGCCGACAACGATCACCGCGACGCCGAGGCGTCGCTCACCGAGCTCGAACACCTCCTGCGCGGGCTGGGGATCACCGTCGTCGAGCGGGTGGTGCAACGCCGAAAACCACAAAGTTCGGGCTTCCTCGGCGCCGGGAAGCAGGAAGCGCTCGAGGCGCTCGTCGAAGAGCTGAAGCGGCAGCACGGCGAGGAAAGCCTCCTTCTCGCCGTGGACGCCGAGCTGCGCCCGGGGCAGCTGCACCAGCTCGAGTCCGCGCTCGACCTGCCGGTGGTCGATCGCGCCGGCGTGGTCCTGCGCGTCTTCGAGCAGCGCGCGCAGACGCCGATCGCCCGCGTCGAAATAGAGATCGCGCGTCTCTCGTACGAGGCGCCGCGCGTGCGCCACGACGAGGCCGTCACCTCGAGCGAAGGCGGCGGCGGCGGACGCGGCGGTCGCGGCCACACCAACGTCGAGCTGGAGAAACGACGGATCCGCGAGCGTCTCGCTGCGCTGCGGCAGGAGCTCGCCGCGCTCTCGACCCGGGAGGAGAAGCAGCGGGGGCGGCGCGACGCCTTGCGGATCGCGCTCGTCGGCTACACCAACGCCGGCAAGTCCACGGTGATGCGGGCGCTCACCGGCGCCGACGTGCTCGTCGAGGACAAGCTCTTCGCGACCCTCGGCTCCACCGTCCGCTCCCTCGCGCCACCGACGTCGCCGCCGATCCTGGTCTCCGACACCGTCGGCTTCATCCGCAACCTCCCGCACGATCTCGTGGCCTCCTTCCGCTCCACCCTGGCGGAAGCCCGCGACGCGGGGCTCCTTCTCCATGTGGTCGACGGCTCCGATCCCGACTGGGCGGAGCAGATGCGCGTCACCCGCGAGAGCATCGGGGCGATCGGCGGTGCAGACGTGCCCGAGCTCGTCGTCCTCAACAAGGTCGACCGGCTCGACGAGGCGGAGCGGGAGGCGCTCGCGCGCGCCGTGCCCGGCGCCCTCCTCGTGAGCGCACTCGATCCCGGAGACACGAAGCGGCTCCACGAAGCCATCGTGGCCGCGTTCGACGGGGAGCTGCGCGGCGAGATCCTCGCCGTGCCGATCACGGACGGACGCGCGCTCAGCGAGATCCGCAGCAGGGCACGGGTCCTCACCGAGGCGTGGGGCGACGAGGACGTCCGCCTCGCGGTGCGGGCCCTGCCCGCCGACATCGAGCGCTGGCGCCACCTCGTCCTCGAGCGGCGCGAGATCCGCTCGGTCGACGAGCTGCTCGCCGCGGCCCGTCGACACGGGCTCGAGCTGCGCGCCGACGGGGACGCGTTCGACGGGACGGGGCTCGACTTCCGCGTCGCCCACGCCACCGACGGCGAAGGACGCCGGTGGATTCTGCGGACACCGCGGCGGCAGGACGTCCAGGCCTCGTCGCTGGTGGAGGCCCGGGTCCTCGCGCTCGTGCAGCCACGGCTGCCGGTCGCGGTGCCGCAGTGGCACGTCCACGCACCGGACGTGATCGCCTACCCCCGGCTGGAAGGCGTGCCCGCGGTGACGGTCGCCCCGGCGAGCGGGCCCACGTGGAACGTGATCCGGCCCGGGGAGCTCCCGGAGGCCTTCGTCGATTCGCTGGCCGGGGCGCTCGCGGCGCTGCAGGCGATACCGATCGTGGAGGTGCAGCAGGCCGGACTACCGCTCCGGCGGATCGACGACGTCCGCACCGAGCTCTTCCACGCGATCGAGGCCACGGCGGCGGAGCTCCGTCCGCCGGAGCGGCTCCGTGCCCGCTGGTTGCGCTGGCTCGACGAGGACCGCTGCTGGCCCGAACACCTCGCGCTGGTGCACGGCGATCTCCACCCCGGCCACCTCCTGCTCGCACCCGACGGTGCGCTGCGCGGGATCCTCGACTGGACCGAGGCGCAGGTGACCGATCCCTCGGTGGACTTCGCGATGCTCCACGGCTGCTTCGGCGCGGCGGCGCTCGGCAGGATCGTGGCGCGGTTCGAGGAGGCGGGTGGCAGGACGTGGCGCGGGCTCCTCTGGCACGCCGCGGAGCGATGGGCCGCGTTCCCGGTCCTCGCCGCAGCCTGGGCGCTGCGCACCGGCAACGACACGGCGCTCGAGTTCGCACGGAGCGAACTGGCCGCCGCGCGCTGA
- a CDS encoding aldo/keto reductase, producing MGTERREEMRGRLVLGTAALGRPAYMTLGHAGDFPEGRTPEAMERHAHAIFDAAYAGGIRALDTARSYGRGEAFVRSWLDARGLQPGAVRVSSKWGYRYVGGWQLEADKHEVKDHSLAALRAQLQESRDTLGPYLGLYQIHSATKESGVLDDEAVLDELARARDEGLQIGLSTSGPAQAEIVRRALRIRRGGTPLFRAVQSTWNLLERSSEEALREAHEAGCTVLLKEVFANGRLSPRGDAATGTAGTIARELGVGLDVLAVAAALAQPFADSVVLGSATIDQLHSHLAGTELHLPPDVLERLGVVREDAFAYWQRRASIPWS from the coding sequence ATGGGAACGGAACGGCGGGAAGAGATGCGGGGGCGGCTGGTCCTGGGCACGGCGGCGCTCGGCAGGCCGGCCTACATGACGCTCGGGCATGCCGGTGACTTTCCCGAGGGCCGCACGCCCGAAGCGATGGAGCGGCACGCCCACGCGATCTTCGACGCAGCGTACGCCGGGGGCATCCGGGCGCTGGACACGGCGCGCTCCTACGGCAGGGGCGAGGCCTTCGTGCGCTCGTGGCTCGATGCGCGCGGCCTGCAGCCCGGCGCCGTGCGGGTGAGCTCGAAGTGGGGCTACCGCTACGTCGGCGGGTGGCAGCTCGAGGCCGACAAACACGAGGTGAAGGATCACTCCCTCGCTGCGCTGCGCGCGCAGCTGCAGGAGTCCCGCGACACCCTCGGTCCCTACCTCGGCCTCTACCAGATCCACTCGGCGACGAAGGAGAGCGGTGTCCTCGACGACGAAGCGGTGCTCGACGAGCTGGCCCGCGCCCGGGACGAGGGCCTGCAGATCGGCCTCAGCACGAGCGGGCCTGCGCAGGCGGAGATCGTCCGGCGCGCGCTGCGGATCCGCCGCGGTGGCACGCCCCTCTTCCGCGCGGTGCAGTCGACGTGGAACCTGCTCGAGCGATCCTCCGAGGAGGCGCTGCGCGAGGCGCACGAGGCGGGCTGCACGGTCTTGCTCAAGGAGGTCTTCGCCAACGGCAGGCTCTCGCCACGCGGCGACGCGGCAACGGGTACCGCCGGCACGATCGCCCGCGAGCTCGGCGTCGGTCTCGACGTGCTGGCCGTTGCCGCCGCCCTCGCGCAGCCCTTTGCAGACAGCGTGGTGCTCGGCTCGGCCACCATCGACCAGCTCCACTCGCATCTCGCCGGCACCGAACTGCACCTGCCGCCCGACGTGCTCGAGCGCCTCGGCGTCGTCCGAGAGGACGCCTTCGCCTATTGGCAGCGTCGCGCGTCCATCCCCTGGAGCTGA
- a CDS encoding DUF3392 family protein: MLDATLLADLQLNDLPGTAPEAARLVEGSYLRLAGWLEGHLPRIGTLIAATSISLYGRYLTDTVRKTARDWPFLLRVGLFVVVVGFAVGAIIAAVAPLITAGLRSVGTLYLLPAILCAFIVIGILAERSGRI, encoded by the coding sequence ATGCTCGACGCGACCCTTCTCGCTGATCTCCAGCTGAACGATCTGCCGGGCACCGCCCCGGAAGCAGCACGCCTCGTCGAAGGCAGCTACCTGCGCCTCGCCGGCTGGCTCGAGGGCCATCTGCCCCGGATCGGCACGCTGATCGCCGCGACCTCGATCTCGCTCTACGGCCGCTACCTCACGGACACCGTGCGCAAGACCGCGCGCGACTGGCCCTTCCTCCTGCGGGTCGGACTCTTCGTCGTCGTCGTCGGCTTCGCCGTCGGCGCGATCATCGCCGCCGTCGCGCCACTGATCACCGCCGGCCTCCGTTCGGTCGGCACCCTGTACCTGCTGCCCGCGATCCTCTGTGCCTTCATCGTAATCGGCATCCTCGCCGAGCGAAGCGGCCGCATCTGA
- a CDS encoding chloride channel protein: protein MKRRELLQALAQWIGLGGIVGVATGAASALFLWLLDLATDFRTGHHTIVWLLPLAGLGLGWFLERFGQRVLPGNNLVIDTIHDEGPEIPLRMAPIALFGTVLTHLFGGSAGREGTAVQVGASLTDWIAHRLRVPPPTRQQLLAAGVAGGFGSVFGTPVAGIVFGLEFVTLGRIEYRAIVPALVASVVGDMVTRGLGIGHTHYPAPPVVPLTPLLLLKWLVFAVAVALVTIAFIELTHLIKKHGRRIRSLPVRMFVGGVAVVALWQLVGTDDYLGLGIPTIVRAFEDPGLPAYAFALKLLFTAITLGVGFLGGEVTPLFFVGAALGNVLAQLLGLPLELGAGVGLAAVFAAAANTPLALSIMAAELLGAAVFPHVVIVCVLAYLLTGHRSIYPAQRLTSGKGGAILPVPRALRDLGQPPGPEDPDRR, encoded by the coding sequence ATGAAACGTCGCGAATTGCTGCAGGCGCTCGCCCAATGGATCGGGCTGGGCGGCATCGTCGGAGTGGCCACCGGTGCGGCCTCTGCGCTCTTCCTGTGGCTGCTCGACCTGGCGACCGACTTCCGCACGGGCCACCACACCATCGTCTGGCTGCTGCCGCTGGCAGGTCTCGGGCTCGGCTGGTTCCTCGAGCGCTTTGGCCAGCGCGTCCTTCCCGGCAACAACCTCGTCATCGACACCATCCACGACGAGGGGCCGGAGATCCCGCTGCGCATGGCGCCGATCGCGCTCTTCGGCACCGTGCTCACCCACCTCTTCGGCGGCAGCGCCGGGCGGGAGGGCACGGCGGTCCAGGTGGGCGCGAGCCTCACCGACTGGATCGCCCACCGCCTCCGCGTTCCGCCACCGACACGGCAGCAGCTCCTCGCCGCAGGCGTCGCCGGCGGCTTCGGCTCGGTCTTCGGCACGCCGGTGGCCGGCATCGTCTTCGGCCTCGAGTTCGTTACCCTCGGCCGGATCGAATACCGAGCGATCGTTCCCGCGCTCGTCGCGTCGGTGGTCGGCGACATGGTGACCCGGGGCCTGGGCATCGGGCACACGCACTATCCCGCGCCTCCGGTGGTTCCCCTCACGCCGCTGCTGCTGCTCAAGTGGCTCGTCTTCGCCGTGGCCGTCGCGCTCGTCACCATCGCCTTCATCGAGCTGACCCACCTGATCAAGAAGCACGGCCGGCGGATTCGCAGCCTGCCCGTGCGGATGTTCGTCGGCGGCGTTGCGGTCGTCGCGCTCTGGCAGCTCGTGGGCACGGACGACTACCTCGGCCTCGGGATCCCGACGATCGTGCGCGCCTTCGAGGATCCGGGCCTGCCCGCCTACGCGTTCGCCTTGAAGCTCCTCTTCACCGCCATCACCCTGGGCGTCGGCTTCCTCGGCGGCGAGGTGACGCCACTCTTCTTCGTCGGCGCGGCCCTCGGCAACGTCCTCGCGCAGCTCCTCGGCCTGCCGCTGGAGCTGGGCGCCGGGGTGGGGCTCGCCGCGGTCTTCGCCGCCGCAGCCAACACGCCCCTCGCGCTCTCGATCATGGCGGCGGAGCTCCTCGGCGCTGCGGTCTTTCCCCACGTGGTGATTGTCTGCGTGCTCGCCTACCTGCTCACCGGGCACCGGAGCATCTACCCGGCGCAGCGCCTCACCAGCGGCAAGGGGGGAGCGATCCTGCCGGTGCCGAGGGCGCTGCGCGATCTGGGCCAGCCGCCCGGCCCGGAGGACCCGGACCGTCGGTGA
- a CDS encoding flagellar motor protein MotB, whose amino-acid sequence MPDLPQPAPSPFEPPPKRSSAGIAWLVAVVVATGGITAFYSARSDLGEERIAHTATQVTLHASRIELETLEKRISELEAERAALAEEAKAKAEEARLKAEALAAMFRTQEELQDLLEAEIAKGSVLISQQRGELVVDLIDQVVFDSGEAELNARGKAVLRQVGETLARVPDKIIQVSGHTDRLKISKKLSARFPTNWELSAARATHVVRYLQDEIGLPGDRLVAAGLAEFRPIASNRTRSGRSRNRRIEVRLLALPTPRESRATAAR is encoded by the coding sequence ATGCCAGATTTGCCGCAGCCCGCACCGAGCCCCTTCGAGCCGCCGCCGAAGCGCAGCAGCGCGGGCATCGCGTGGCTCGTCGCCGTGGTCGTGGCAACCGGCGGAATCACCGCCTTCTATTCTGCTCGCTCGGATCTCGGCGAGGAGCGCATCGCCCATACCGCGACGCAGGTCACCCTCCACGCCTCGCGGATCGAGCTCGAGACGCTGGAGAAGCGCATCAGCGAGCTCGAGGCGGAGCGGGCGGCGCTCGCCGAGGAGGCGAAGGCGAAGGCCGAAGAGGCGCGGCTCAAGGCCGAGGCGCTGGCTGCGATGTTCCGCACCCAGGAAGAGCTGCAGGATCTGCTCGAGGCGGAGATCGCCAAAGGCAGCGTGCTCATCTCGCAGCAGCGCGGCGAGCTCGTGGTCGATCTCATCGACCAGGTTGTCTTCGACTCCGGCGAGGCGGAGCTGAACGCCAGGGGCAAGGCGGTGCTGCGCCAGGTCGGCGAGACCCTCGCCCGTGTGCCGGACAAGATCATCCAGGTCTCCGGCCATACCGACCGCTTGAAGATCTCGAAGAAGCTCTCCGCCCGCTTCCCCACCAACTGGGAGCTCTCCGCCGCGCGGGCGACGCACGTCGTTCGCTACCTGCAGGACGAGATCGGGCTCCCCGGCGATCGGCTCGTCGCTGCTGGCCTGGCAGAGTTCCGGCCCATCGCCTCGAATAGGACGCGGTCCGGGCGGAGCAGGAACCGCCGCATCGAGGTCCGGCTCCTGGCCCTGCCGACGCCACGGGAGTCTCGGGCCACCGCCGCGCGCTGA
- a CDS encoding low molecular weight protein-tyrosine-phosphatase, with product MLDGPVRILFICYGNLCRSPLAEAVFKHQVAQAGLRAAFEIASAGVGVWHVGDPPDPRMCATALAHGIDMSRQRGRKLSPSDLHRHHLVLAMDRSVLAQARQIVPGGSSPLALFRHFDPAADSPDVPDPFYGADAGFEEVFAIVERTSRALLEQLSMRYGP from the coding sequence ATGCTCGATGGGCCGGTCCGGATCCTCTTCATCTGTTACGGCAACCTCTGCCGCAGCCCGCTCGCCGAAGCCGTCTTCAAGCACCAGGTGGCGCAGGCCGGCCTGCGGGCGGCGTTCGAGATCGCTTCTGCAGGCGTGGGCGTCTGGCACGTCGGCGATCCGCCCGATCCGCGGATGTGCGCCACCGCCCTCGCCCACGGGATCGACATGTCGCGACAGCGGGGGCGCAAGCTCTCGCCCTCCGATCTGCACCGCCACCACCTCGTCCTCGCGATGGATCGATCGGTACTCGCGCAGGCGCGGCAGATCGTGCCGGGCGGATCGTCCCCCCTCGCCCTCTTCCGCCACTTCGATCCGGCTGCGGATTCGCCCGACGTTCCCGACCCCTTCTACGGCGCCGACGCAGGCTTCGAAGAGGTCTTCGCGATCGTCGAGCGCACCAGCCGCGCGCTCCTCGAGCAGCTCTCCATGCGATACGGCCCCTGA
- a CDS encoding RimK family alpha-L-glutamate ligase, which yields MSRSPDLVVLYEHPAWQEPLFQALERRGVAFERFDLKRAAFADHAAPRAPLYFNQASPSAYVRGNHRAVPLAHAFMRTLELSGARVLNGSQAFALELSKSAQAALLHRLGIPCPRSVVFNDVGALAQSASALPFPALLKPEQGGSGARMHLIESLDQLERLLEAQPDLWLPDNLLLLQEYFPTDPARGIVRMEFLGGRLLYAMRVVSHGRFNLCPAPVCNPDSPDGVSACEIPAAPAKPVEFYPYPEVPAEAVEMGRRIMEAGGLDVGGIEYLETGDGRRIFYDINANSNLRPSIAAAFGFDPFERVVDFLVEQIRGQGLSRRSA from the coding sequence ATGTCGCGTTCTCCCGATCTGGTCGTCCTCTACGAGCACCCCGCCTGGCAGGAGCCCCTGTTCCAGGCACTCGAGCGCAGAGGCGTGGCTTTCGAGCGCTTCGATCTGAAGCGCGCCGCCTTCGCCGATCACGCGGCCCCCCGGGCGCCGCTCTACTTCAACCAGGCGAGCCCGAGCGCCTACGTGCGGGGCAACCACCGCGCGGTGCCGCTGGCCCACGCGTTCATGCGGACCCTCGAGCTCTCCGGGGCCCGGGTGCTCAACGGCTCGCAGGCGTTCGCGCTCGAGCTGAGCAAGAGCGCCCAGGCGGCGCTGCTGCACCGCCTCGGGATCCCCTGCCCTCGCTCGGTGGTCTTCAACGACGTCGGCGCCCTCGCGCAGTCCGCGAGCGCCCTGCCCTTTCCGGCGCTGCTCAAGCCGGAGCAGGGCGGCAGCGGGGCCCGCATGCACCTGATCGAATCGCTCGATCAGCTGGAGCGGCTGCTCGAGGCGCAGCCCGATCTGTGGCTCCCCGACAACCTGCTCCTGCTGCAGGAGTACTTCCCCACCGATCCCGCGCGCGGCATCGTGCGAATGGAGTTCCTCGGTGGCAGGCTGCTCTACGCCATGCGCGTCGTCTCGCACGGCAGGTTCAACCTCTGCCCCGCGCCGGTCTGCAACCCCGACTCGCCGGATGGCGTGAGCGCCTGCGAGATCCCCGCGGCGCCGGCGAAGCCCGTCGAGTTCTACCCCTACCCCGAGGTTCCTGCCGAAGCGGTGGAGATGGGGCGCCGGATCATGGAGGCGGGCGGCCTCGACGTAGGCGGCATCGAGTACCTGGAGACCGGCGACGGCCGGCGGATCTTCTACGACATCAACGCCAACTCGAACCTCCGGCCCTCGATCGCAGCGGCGTTCGGCTTCGATCCCTTCGAGCGGGTGGTCGACTTCCTCGTGGAGCAGATCCGCGGGCAGGGGCT
- a CDS encoding aldo/keto reductase family protein, whose product MNHRHLGRSGLMVSEIAYGNWLTHGSQVEKEAALACVRAALEEGITTFDTADVYAATRAEEVLGEALAGERRAGLEICTKVYWPTGPGPNDRGLSRKHVFESIHGSLRRLRTDYVDLYQAHRYDYATPLEETMLAFADLVRQGKALYVGVSEWRAEQIEAAAPLARELKIPFVSNQPQYSMLWRVIEDQVIPASERAGLGQIVWSPIAQGVLTGKYRTGQPLPVGSRAAHEDGARFIAKFLTDDLLGRVQQLQPIAQEAGLTMAQLAIAWVLQNRSVSAAIVGATRPEQVRENVKAAGVKLDDGLMRRIDEVLGEAVVRDPARTASPEKRP is encoded by the coding sequence ATGAACCACCGGCACCTCGGCAGAAGCGGTCTGATGGTGAGCGAGATCGCCTACGGCAATTGGCTGACCCACGGCTCCCAGGTGGAGAAGGAGGCGGCGCTCGCCTGCGTGCGGGCGGCCCTCGAGGAGGGGATCACCACCTTCGACACCGCCGACGTCTATGCCGCCACGCGGGCGGAAGAGGTGCTGGGCGAGGCGCTCGCCGGGGAGCGCCGCGCGGGGCTGGAGATCTGCACCAAAGTGTACTGGCCCACCGGTCCGGGGCCGAACGACCGGGGCCTGTCGCGCAAGCACGTCTTCGAGTCGATCCACGGCAGCCTGCGCCGGCTGCGCACCGACTACGTGGACCTCTACCAGGCACACCGCTACGACTACGCGACGCCACTCGAGGAGACGATGCTCGCCTTCGCCGACCTCGTCCGACAGGGCAAGGCGCTCTACGTCGGCGTGTCGGAGTGGCGGGCCGAGCAGATCGAGGCGGCGGCGCCGCTCGCCCGGGAGCTGAAGATCCCCTTCGTCAGCAACCAGCCGCAGTACTCGATGCTGTGGCGGGTGATCGAGGACCAGGTGATCCCCGCGAGCGAGAGGGCCGGGCTGGGGCAGATCGTCTGGTCGCCGATCGCGCAGGGCGTACTCACCGGCAAGTACCGGACCGGGCAGCCGCTGCCGGTGGGCAGCCGCGCGGCCCACGAGGACGGCGCGCGCTTCATCGCCAAATTCCTCACCGACGATCTGTTGGGCCGGGTGCAGCAGCTCCAGCCGATCGCGCAGGAGGCGGGCCTCACCATGGCCCAGCTCGCGATCGCGTGGGTGCTGCAGAACCGCAGCGTATCGGCGGCGATCGTGGGCGCCACGCGGCCCGAGCAGGTGCGCGAGAACGTGAAGGCCGCTGGCGTGAAGCTGGACGACGGGCTGATGCGGCGGATCGACGAGGTGCTGGGCGAGGCGGTGGTGCGCGATCCCGCGAGGACCGCCAGCCCCGAGAAGCGGCCCTGA
- a CDS encoding OmpA family protein, producing the protein MSATPKLPPPLPQQPHAADTAPPKQPLEAPRVASLSTATRAADEEPVLEAEPIEAIEPAGPDATPAPPAGQRDEASSTATSARLREELATAIQLARQRYQSTSARPATPERKEVAGPPKSPTAPKSPPEPAVLVGAAKPQAKEAAPPPQDEPSTSDPSPVGAQAAPASAAAVAEPGTLPQEPKRPSQPTATEPKGAPPARDRRSSTAIPWLAAAVAAILAVGGLAAFLSARADLSTERAALAETLVTVGSLRADNATLQERIDGLEVDREKLAEEARIKAEALAAMQATQDELQQRLQAEVKKGSVLISQQQGELVVDLIDQVVFDSGEAELNDQGKAVLRQVGETLARVPNKIIQVSGHTDHLRIAGKLEEQFPTNWELSTARATQVVRYLQDELKIPGKRLVAAGLAEFRPIARNTTRAGRSKNRRIEVRLLPLPAR; encoded by the coding sequence ATGTCTGCAACCCCGAAGCTGCCGCCCCCGCTCCCCCAGCAGCCGCACGCCGCCGACACCGCGCCCCCGAAGCAGCCACTCGAAGCGCCCCGCGTCGCCAGTCTCTCGACCGCGACGCGAGCGGCGGACGAGGAGCCGGTGCTCGAGGCCGAGCCGATCGAAGCGATCGAGCCGGCCGGGCCCGACGCCACCCCGGCGCCGCCCGCCGGCCAGCGGGACGAGGCCTCCAGCACGGCGACGTCAGCGCGCCTGCGGGAGGAGCTCGCCACCGCGATCCAGCTGGCGAGGCAGCGCTATCAGTCCACGTCCGCGCGTCCTGCGACGCCGGAGCGGAAGGAGGTCGCGGGGCCGCCGAAGTCGCCGACTGCGCCGAAGTCGCCGCCCGAGCCGGCGGTGCTGGTCGGCGCCGCGAAGCCGCAGGCGAAGGAGGCGGCCCCGCCGCCGCAGGACGAGCCCAGCACCAGCGATCCGTCCCCGGTGGGCGCGCAGGCAGCACCGGCCTCCGCTGCCGCGGTCGCCGAGCCCGGCACGCTGCCGCAGGAACCGAAGCGCCCGTCGCAGCCCACCGCGACGGAGCCGAAGGGCGCTCCGCCAGCCCGGGACCGCCGGAGCAGCACCGCCATCCCCTGGCTCGCCGCCGCCGTCGCCGCCATTCTCGCCGTCGGAGGTCTCGCCGCCTTTCTCTCCGCCCGCGCCGATCTCTCGACCGAACGCGCCGCCCTCGCCGAGACCCTCGTCACCGTGGGCAGCCTGCGCGCCGACAACGCGACGCTGCAGGAGCGCATCGATGGCCTCGAAGTCGATCGGGAGAAGCTCGCCGAAGAGGCGCGGATCAAGGCCGAGGCCCTTGCCGCGATGCAAGCCACCCAGGACGAATTGCAGCAGCGGCTGCAGGCCGAGGTGAAGAAGGGCAGCGTGCTCATCTCACAGCAGCAGGGCGAGCTGGTCGTCGATCTGATCGACCAGGTGGTCTTCGATTCCGGCGAGGCGGAGCTGAACGACCAGGGCAAGGCGGTGCTCCGCCAGGTGGGCGAGACGCTGGCGCGGGTGCCGAACAAGATCATCCAGGTCTCCGGCCACACCGATCACCTGCGGATCGCCGGCAAGCTCGAGGAGCAGTTCCCGACCAATTGGGAGCTGTCGACCGCACGGGCCACCCAGGTCGTCCGCTACCTGCAGGACGAGTTGAAGATCCCCGGCAAGCGTCTGGTCGCCGCAGGCCTCGCGGAGTTCCGGCCGATCGCGCGCAACACGACGCGGGCCGGACGGAGCAAGAACCGCCGCATCGAGGTCCGCCTCCTGCCGCTGCCGGCCAGATAG